A stretch of the Sphingomonas sp. CL5.1 genome encodes the following:
- the mraY gene encoding phospho-N-acetylmuramoyl-pentapeptide-transferase: protein MLYLIAESLGFPSVLNLIRYLSFRTGGAVATALFIGLVIGPKFIGWLRLRQGKGQPIRADGPQTHLAKRGTPTMGGLMILTSLSLAILIWMDLRNPFVWASLFVTLGFGAIGFMDDYDKVTKATTAGIPGRVRLLLEFLIAGVAAWIISQENGTGLFLPFTNRYYLELGYFYPLFAAFTIVSFGNAVNLTDGLDGLATMPVIIAAVAFMIIAYLAGNVKFADYLGIPHVPRAGDLAIFCGAMVGAGLAFLWYNAPPAAVFMGDTGSLALGGALGTIAVIAHHEIVLGIIGGLFVVEALSVIIQVAVYKRTGKRVFRMAPIHHHFEQLGWSEPTVVIRFWIIALVLALAGLSTLKLR from the coding sequence GTGTTGTACCTGATCGCCGAAAGCCTCGGTTTCCCGAGCGTCCTCAACCTCATCCGGTATCTGTCGTTCCGCACCGGCGGCGCGGTGGCGACGGCGTTGTTCATCGGGCTGGTGATCGGGCCGAAATTCATCGGCTGGCTGCGCCTCAGGCAGGGCAAGGGCCAGCCGATCCGCGCCGACGGGCCGCAGACGCATCTCGCCAAGCGCGGCACGCCGACGATGGGCGGGCTGATGATCCTCACCAGCCTCAGCCTTGCGATCCTGATCTGGATGGACCTCCGGAACCCATTCGTCTGGGCCAGCCTGTTCGTGACGCTCGGCTTCGGCGCGATCGGCTTCATGGACGATTACGACAAGGTGACGAAGGCGACCACCGCCGGGATACCGGGCCGCGTGCGCCTGCTGCTGGAATTCCTCATTGCCGGGGTGGCAGCGTGGATCATCAGCCAGGAGAACGGCACCGGCCTGTTCCTGCCCTTCACCAACCGTTACTATCTCGAACTCGGCTATTTCTATCCGCTCTTCGCCGCCTTCACGATCGTCTCGTTCGGCAATGCGGTGAATTTGACCGACGGGCTGGACGGCCTCGCCACCATGCCGGTCATCATCGCGGCGGTGGCGTTCATGATTATCGCCTATCTCGCCGGCAACGTGAAGTTCGCCGACTATCTCGGCATCCCGCACGTGCCGCGCGCGGGCGACCTCGCGATCTTCTGCGGGGCGATGGTGGGGGCGGGGCTGGCCTTCCTGTGGTATAACGCGCCGCCGGCGGCGGTGTTCATGGGGGACACCGGCAGCCTCGCGCTCGGCGGCGCGCTGGGCACGATCGCGGTGATCGCGCATCACGAGATCGTGCTGGGGATCATCGGCGGGTTGTTCGTGGTGGAGGCCCTGTCGGTCATCATCCAGGTCGCCGTATATAAGCGCACCGGCAAGCGCGTGTTCCGCATGGCGCCGATCCACCACCATTTCGAGCAGCTCGGCTGGAGCGAGCCGACCGTGGTGATCCGCTTCTGGATCATCGCGCTGGTGCTGGCGCTTGCCGGCCTTTCGACGTTGAAGCTCAGGTGA
- the murF gene encoding UDP-N-acetylmuramoyl-tripeptide--D-alanyl-D-alanine ligase, with protein MTLWTSAEIAAATGGTASADFAVRGVAFDSREIGAGDLFVAMKGTAADGHRFIDGAFARGAAGALVSEVTAHPCVRVANTFAALEDMGRAARARMAGKVIGVTGSVGKTSTKEALFAALDRGAPGAVHRSVKSYNNHTGVPLSLARMPRETRFGVFEMGMNHAGELAHLTTLVRPHIALVTAIAPAHTEFFPDESAIADAKGEIFRGLEPEGVAIVPHDSPHRDRLIDAAAPYAGRIVTFGLDEGADVRPLETMRLDAGTFVTAKVGERELSFTVSQPGAHWVSNALAVIAAVDAAGGDLGLAGLALGELGGLAGRGDRFKAAVKGGEALVIDESYNANPASMAATLEVLAHEPGRHVAVLGEMRELGAGSDAWHAALAGPLLDARVETALLVGEKMAPLAEALEGRVDFVHVPDAATALDCLKQVIAPGDAVLVKGSNGVGLSRVVAALAGGVS; from the coding sequence ATGACCCTCTGGACCTCCGCCGAGATCGCGGCCGCCACCGGCGGCACCGCCTCCGCCGATTTCGCGGTGCGCGGTGTCGCGTTCGACAGCCGGGAGATCGGCGCGGGCGACCTGTTCGTGGCGATGAAGGGCACGGCGGCGGACGGGCATCGCTTCATCGACGGCGCCTTCGCGCGGGGCGCGGCGGGTGCGCTGGTGTCGGAAGTCACCGCGCACCCTTGCGTCCGCGTCGCAAACACCTTCGCCGCGCTGGAGGACATGGGCCGCGCGGCCCGCGCGCGCATGGCGGGCAAGGTGATCGGCGTCACCGGCTCGGTCGGCAAGACCTCGACCAAGGAGGCGCTGTTCGCCGCGCTCGATCGCGGCGCGCCGGGCGCGGTGCATCGCTCGGTCAAGAGCTACAACAACCATACAGGCGTGCCGCTGAGCCTCGCGCGGATGCCGCGCGAGACGCGCTTCGGCGTGTTCGAGATGGGGATGAACCACGCGGGCGAGCTGGCGCATCTGACGACTTTGGTGCGCCCGCACATCGCGCTCGTCACCGCCATCGCCCCGGCGCATACCGAGTTCTTTCCCGACGAAAGCGCGATCGCCGACGCCAAGGGCGAGATCTTTCGCGGGCTGGAGCCGGAGGGCGTGGCGATCGTGCCGCATGACAGCCCGCACCGCGACCGGCTGATCGATGCCGCCGCGCCTTATGCCGGGCGGATCGTCACCTTCGGGCTGGACGAGGGGGCGGACGTGCGGCCGCTGGAGACGATGCGGCTCGACGCCGGCACCTTCGTCACCGCGAAGGTGGGCGAGCGCGAATTGAGCTTCACCGTGTCGCAGCCCGGCGCGCATTGGGTGTCGAACGCGCTGGCGGTGATCGCGGCGGTCGACGCGGCGGGCGGCGACCTCGGGCTGGCGGGGCTGGCGCTGGGCGAGCTGGGCGGCCTCGCCGGGCGCGGCGACCGGTTCAAGGCGGCGGTCAAGGGGGGCGAGGCGCTGGTGATCGACGAGAGCTACAACGCCAATCCCGCCTCGATGGCGGCGACGCTGGAGGTGCTGGCGCACGAGCCGGGGCGGCATGTCGCGGTGCTCGGCGAGATGCGCGAGCTGGGCGCCGGGAGCGACGCCTGGCACGCCGCGCTGGCCGGGCCGTTGCTCGACGCGCGCGTCGAAACGGCGCTGCTGGTCGGTGAAAAGATGGCGCCGCTGGCCGAGGCCCTTGAGGGGCGCGTCGATTTCGTCCATGTGCCCGACGCCGCGACCGCGCTTGACTGCCTGAAACAGGTGATCGCGCCGGGCGATGCGGTGCTCGTCAAGGGATCGAACGGGGTGGGGCTGTCGCGGGTTGTCGCGGCTCTCGCCGGGGGCGTTTCATAG
- the murD gene encoding UDP-N-acetylmuramoyl-L-alanine--D-glutamate ligase yields the protein MIVSSHWRGRRYAVLGLARTGAATVRALVAGGAQVVAWDSDPARREGFGGVEIADLDNVDFAGVDALVVSPGVPLNTHPLAARARAIGVPITGDIELFAEARADLPPHKVVGITGTNGKSTTTALVTHILTTAGIPALMGGNIGLPILAQEPLPAGGVYVLELSSYQIDLTRTLDCDVAVLLNITPDHLDRYDGFDGYVASKARLFAMQSSEHEAVIGIGDAPSADIARSLSARGEHLTKIAPGVCLDQSRWPSLKGPHNAHNALAAIAAAKALGVRAADIDRALETFTGLPHRMEKVREVAGVAYVDDSKATNPESTAPALGAFPRVHWIVGGRAKGDDLDACRPFFDHVVRAYTIGEAGPRFAAILKDAMPVDEAGTLAAAVAGAARAAAPGDTVLLSPAAASFDQFRDYEHRGQAFREAVEALA from the coding sequence GTGATCGTCTCCTCCCACTGGCGCGGCAGACGCTATGCGGTGCTCGGCCTCGCGCGGACCGGCGCGGCGACCGTGCGCGCGCTCGTCGCGGGCGGCGCGCAGGTGGTGGCGTGGGACAGCGATCCGGCGCGGCGCGAAGGCTTCGGCGGCGTGGAGATCGCGGACCTCGACAACGTGGATTTCGCAGGGGTTGACGCGCTGGTCGTCTCGCCCGGCGTGCCGCTCAACACGCATCCGCTGGCAGCGAGGGCGCGCGCGATCGGCGTGCCGATCACCGGCGACATCGAATTGTTCGCCGAGGCGCGCGCGGACCTGCCGCCGCACAAGGTGGTCGGGATCACCGGGACCAACGGCAAATCCACCACCACCGCACTTGTCACCCATATCCTCACGACCGCCGGCATCCCCGCGCTGATGGGCGGCAACATCGGCCTGCCCATTCTCGCGCAGGAGCCGCTGCCGGCCGGCGGCGTCTATGTGCTGGAGCTGTCGAGCTATCAGATCGACCTGACGCGGACGCTGGATTGCGACGTCGCGGTGCTGCTCAACATCACGCCCGATCACCTCGACCGCTATGACGGCTTCGACGGCTATGTCGCTTCCAAGGCGCGGCTGTTCGCGATGCAATCGTCGGAGCACGAAGCGGTGATCGGGATCGGCGACGCGCCTTCCGCCGATATCGCGCGGTCGCTTTCGGCGCGCGGCGAGCATCTGACGAAGATCGCGCCCGGCGTGTGCCTGGACCAGTCGCGCTGGCCGAGCCTCAAGGGACCGCATAACGCGCATAACGCGCTCGCCGCGATCGCGGCGGCGAAGGCGCTGGGGGTGAGGGCGGCCGATATCGATCGCGCGCTGGAGACTTTCACCGGCCTGCCGCACCGGATGGAGAAGGTGCGCGAGGTGGCCGGCGTCGCCTATGTCGACGACAGCAAGGCGACCAATCCCGAAAGCACCGCGCCCGCGCTCGGCGCCTTCCCGCGCGTCCACTGGATCGTCGGCGGGCGGGCGAAGGGCGACGACCTCGACGCCTGCCGCCCGTTCTTCGATCATGTCGTGCGCGCCTATACGATCGGCGAGGCAGGGCCGCGCTTCGCCGCGATCCTGAAGGACGCGATGCCGGTGGACGAGGCGGGGACGCTCGCCGCCGCCGTGGCCGGCGCGGCGCGGGCGGCGGCGCCGGGCGACACGGTGCTGCTGTCGCCGGCGGCGGCGTCGTTCGACCAGTTCCGTGATTACGAGCATCGCGGTCAGGCATTTCGCGAGGCGGTGGAGGCGCTGGCATGA
- the murC gene encoding UDP-N-acetylmuramate--L-alanine ligase — protein MKGVPTNIGTIHFVGIGGIGMSGIAEVMHNLGYQVQGSDVAEGYVVEGLRARGIPVAIGHKAENLGEAAVVVTSTAIKRGNPEVEAALERRVPVVRRAEMLAELMRLKSTVAVAGTHGKTTTTSMVAALLDAGGVDPTVINGGIINSYGSNARLGDSDWMVVEADESDGSFLRLDGTIAVVTNIDPEHLDHYGDFERAKEAYVEFVENVPFYGAALLCLDHPEVQALIPRVRDRRIVTYGFAASADVRGVNVTPYPGGNRFEAIIRHRDGTVRSIEQIDLPMPGRHNVQNALAAIGVALELGIDDATIQKGFEKFGGVKRRFTKVGEVTGEGGVATIIDDYGHHPVEIRAVLAAARESAQGRVIAVVQPHRYSRLGNLMDDFQSAFNDADMVYVTPVYAAGEAPVAGVDSEALVEGLKRRGHRAATAVADAESLADALAGAVRGGDQVVCLGAGDITKWAAGLAPAIEARR, from the coding sequence GTGAAGGGCGTCCCAACCAATATCGGCACGATCCATTTCGTCGGCATCGGCGGCATCGGCATGTCCGGCATCGCGGAGGTGATGCACAACCTCGGCTATCAGGTGCAGGGCTCCGATGTGGCCGAGGGCTATGTGGTGGAGGGCCTGCGCGCGCGCGGCATCCCGGTGGCGATCGGGCACAAGGCGGAGAACCTTGGCGAGGCGGCGGTGGTCGTCACCTCCACCGCGATCAAGCGCGGCAACCCGGAGGTGGAGGCCGCGCTAGAGCGTCGCGTGCCGGTGGTGCGCCGCGCGGAGATGCTGGCGGAGCTGATGCGCCTCAAGTCCACCGTCGCGGTGGCGGGGACGCATGGCAAGACGACGACGACTTCGATGGTCGCGGCTTTGCTCGACGCGGGCGGGGTGGACCCGACCGTCATCAACGGCGGCATCATCAACAGCTACGGCAGCAACGCCCGGCTGGGCGACAGCGACTGGATGGTGGTGGAGGCCGACGAGAGCGACGGCAGCTTCCTGCGCCTCGACGGCACGATCGCGGTGGTGACGAACATCGATCCCGAGCATCTCGATCACTATGGCGATTTCGAGCGGGCGAAGGAGGCTTACGTCGAGTTCGTCGAGAACGTGCCGTTTTACGGCGCGGCGCTGTTGTGCCTCGATCACCCGGAGGTGCAGGCGCTGATTCCGCGCGTGCGCGACCGGCGGATCGTCACTTATGGCTTCGCGGCGTCGGCGGACGTGCGCGGGGTGAACGTCACTCCCTATCCTGGGGGCAACCGTTTCGAGGCGATCATCCGCCACCGCGACGGCACGGTCCGTTCGATCGAGCAGATCGACCTGCCGATGCCCGGCCGCCACAATGTCCAGAATGCGCTGGCGGCGATCGGCGTGGCGCTGGAGCTGGGGATCGACGACGCGACGATCCAGAAGGGCTTCGAGAAGTTCGGCGGGGTCAAGCGCCGCTTCACCAAGGTCGGCGAGGTGACGGGCGAGGGCGGCGTTGCCACGATCATCGACGATTACGGCCACCACCCGGTCGAGATCCGCGCGGTGCTGGCGGCGGCGCGGGAGAGCGCGCAGGGCCGGGTGATCGCGGTGGTGCAGCCGCATCGCTATTCACGGCTCGGCAACCTGATGGACGATTTCCAGAGCGCGTTCAACGACGCCGACATGGTCTATGTCACCCCGGTCTATGCTGCCGGCGAGGCGCCCGTCGCGGGCGTCGACTCGGAGGCGTTGGTCGAGGGGTTGAAACGGCGCGGGCATCGCGCGGCGACGGCGGTCGCCGACGCGGAATCGCTGGCCGATGCGCTGGCCGGCGCGGTGCGCGGCGGCGATCAGGTGGTGTGCCTTGGCGCGGGTGACATCACCAAATGGGCCGCCGGCCTCGCCCCGGCGATCGAGGCGCGACGATGA
- a CDS encoding FtsW/RodA/SpoVE family cell cycle protein has translation MSEEQVEIVSEAGLRARLKGRGGRGDRSPLGTWFWDTDRVLLLLTLALIAVGLLAVAAASPASAVRYSGEHVKFPPLYYFWRQVMWVAVSLPVLFITSMLPVNTARRLAVLGCGVFAALLAVTPLIGVTVNGARRWIGFGLAQFQPSEFLKPCFIVTVAWLLSLRARDESLPVTAITFALTGLVAAMLMLQPDLGQTIIFCAVWLALLMIAGTPWRTIAAFVAMAPAALVAAYVFYGTARARIDAFLFPDAEGTGASDHFQTNAAHATLTAGGWTGTGPGGGRVKFGLPEAHTDYIFSVIGEEFGLIVCMVIAVMFLAIVVRVFVKLLDEQDNFKLLAAGGLATQFGAQALVSMAVNTGLAPSKGMTLPFISYGGSSMIALSIGMGLLLTFTRRNPFLLRSPYVTRWGAM, from the coding sequence ATGAGCGAGGAACAGGTGGAGATCGTCAGCGAGGCGGGGCTTCGCGCGCGGCTGAAGGGCCGTGGCGGGCGCGGCGACCGCTCGCCGCTCGGCACTTGGTTCTGGGATACCGATCGCGTGCTGCTGCTGCTGACGCTGGCGCTGATCGCCGTCGGGCTGCTCGCCGTCGCCGCCGCCAGCCCGGCGAGCGCGGTGCGTTATTCGGGCGAGCATGTGAAATTCCCGCCGCTCTATTATTTCTGGCGGCAGGTGATGTGGGTGGCGGTGTCGCTGCCGGTGCTGTTCATCACCTCGATGCTGCCGGTGAACACCGCGCGGCGGCTGGCGGTGCTGGGATGCGGCGTGTTCGCCGCGCTGCTGGCGGTCACCCCGCTGATCGGCGTGACGGTCAACGGCGCGCGGCGCTGGATCGGCTTCGGGCTGGCGCAGTTCCAGCCCTCCGAGTTCCTCAAGCCGTGCTTCATCGTCACGGTCGCGTGGCTGCTGTCGCTGCGCGCGCGCGACGAATCGCTGCCGGTGACGGCGATCACCTTCGCGCTGACCGGGCTGGTCGCGGCGATGCTGATGCTCCAGCCGGACCTCGGGCAGACGATCATCTTCTGCGCGGTGTGGCTCGCGCTGCTGATGATCGCGGGGACGCCATGGCGGACGATCGCGGCGTTCGTGGCGATGGCGCCGGCGGCGCTGGTCGCGGCCTATGTCTTCTACGGCACGGCGCGGGCGCGGATCGACGCCTTCCTGTTCCCGGATGCGGAGGGAACGGGCGCGAGCGACCATTTCCAGACCAACGCCGCGCACGCCACGCTGACGGCGGGCGGCTGGACCGGTACCGGCCCCGGCGGCGGCCGCGTCAAATTCGGGCTTCCCGAAGCGCACACCGACTATATCTTCTCCGTCATCGGCGAGGAATTCGGCTTGATCGTGTGCATGGTGATCGCGGTGATGTTTCTGGCGATCGTCGTGCGCGTCTTCGTCAAGCTGCTCGACGAGCAGGATAATTTCAAGCTGCTCGCGGCCGGCGGGCTGGCCACGCAGTTCGGCGCGCAGGCGCTGGTCTCGATGGCGGTCAACACCGGCCTCGCGCCGTCCAAGGGCATGACCTTGCCGTTCATCAGCTATGGCGGCTCATCGATGATCGCGCTGTCGATCGGAATGGGGCTGCTGCTCACCTTCACGCGGCGCAACCCGTTCCTGCTGCGCAGCCCCTATGTGACGCGATGGGGAGCCATGTGA
- the murG gene encoding undecaprenyldiphospho-muramoylpentapeptide beta-N-acetylglucosaminyltransferase, with the protein MMQSRHFVLAAGGTGGHMVPAAALAEELIRRGHRVALVSDERGVRFPDLFDGVQTHVLPAGRLSGGPAGWLRAAREMWRGRAMARELYRTFRPAAVIGFGGYPAFPALAAAFAEKIPTAIHEQNAVLGRVNRLVARRVDAIATSYAETERLKPALLAKAHCVGNPVRDSVLALRAKPYPLLEEDGIFRVLVTGGSQGASVLSKVVPDGLAMLPVAFRRRLQVTHQARIEDIDAARAKYAELDIAADLATYLPDLPEHLGWAHVVIARAGASTLAELTVAGRPAILVPLPTATDDHQTANAREITRAGGARTIPQSRFTPSELAKQMQKLGLDPEALANAAGRARACGKPDAARDLADLVESLDAPRAALPVGPVVRKEAFA; encoded by the coding sequence GTGATGCAGTCGCGGCATTTCGTTCTCGCGGCGGGCGGCACCGGCGGACATATGGTCCCGGCGGCCGCGCTGGCGGAGGAGTTGATCCGGCGTGGGCATCGCGTGGCGCTGGTGTCCGACGAGCGCGGGGTGCGCTTCCCCGATCTGTTCGACGGAGTGCAGACCCATGTCCTCCCCGCCGGGCGGCTGAGCGGCGGCCCGGCCGGTTGGCTCAGGGCGGCGCGCGAGATGTGGCGCGGGCGGGCGATGGCGCGCGAGCTTTACCGCACCTTCCGGCCGGCGGCGGTGATCGGCTTCGGCGGCTATCCCGCCTTCCCGGCGCTGGCCGCGGCCTTCGCGGAGAAGATCCCGACCGCGATTCACGAGCAGAACGCGGTGCTCGGCCGCGTCAACCGGCTGGTCGCGCGGCGGGTGGATGCGATCGCCACCTCCTATGCCGAGACGGAGCGGCTCAAGCCCGCTCTTCTCGCCAAGGCGCATTGCGTCGGCAATCCGGTGCGCGACAGCGTGCTGGCGCTACGCGCGAAACCCTATCCGCTGCTGGAGGAGGACGGCATCTTCCGCGTCCTCGTCACCGGCGGATCGCAGGGCGCGAGCGTGCTGAGCAAGGTGGTGCCGGACGGCCTCGCCATGCTCCCCGTCGCCTTCCGCCGCCGCCTGCAGGTGACGCATCAGGCGCGGATCGAGGATATCGACGCGGCGCGCGCCAAATATGCCGAGCTGGATATCGCGGCGGACCTCGCCACCTATCTGCCCGACCTGCCCGAGCATCTCGGCTGGGCGCATGTCGTGATCGCGCGCGCGGGCGCCTCGACGCTGGCGGAGCTGACCGTCGCCGGGCGCCCGGCGATCCTCGTGCCGCTGCCGACCGCGACCGACGACCACCAGACCGCCAACGCGCGCGAGATCACCCGCGCGGGCGGCGCGCGGACGATCCCGCAGAGCCGGTTCACCCCCTCCGAACTTGCCAAGCAGATGCAGAAGCTCGGCCTCGATCCCGAGGCGCTGGCCAATGCCGCCGGCCGCGCCCGCGCCTGCGGCAAGCCCGATGCGGCGCGCGACCTCGCCGATCTGGTCGAAAGCCTCGACGCGCCGCGTGCCGCGCTGCCGGTCGGCCCGGTGGTGCGCAAGGAGGCGTTTGCGTGA
- a CDS encoding UDP-N-acetylmuramoyl-L-alanyl-D-glutamate--2,6-diaminopimelate ligase: MKLGQLTGGPETAQVTGFAIDHRKVAPGTVFGAFEGQRVNGEDFIPAAVAAGAIAVVARPEAKVEGAAHIASDNPRAAFAGMAAKFFAPFPETAIAVTGTNGKTSTVEMTRQLWRMAGHHAASIGTLGVATAEERVVTGLTTPDVVTFLSNVGGLAREGVTHLAFEASSHGLSQYRTEGVPVIAAAFTNLGRDHLDYHGDMAAYFTAKLRLFSEVLADEGTTVVWVDDPQSERVIDLARARRNKLVTVGEHGDTLRLVARDPTLLGQGLVIAADGREHKVTLPLIGAYQAANALVAAGLVIATGGDVATTIANLARLQPVRGRLERAVIAPSGAPVYVDYAHTADALEAAIAALRPHVAGRLILVFGAGGDRDHGKREPMGQIAAAQADVAIVTDDNPRGEDPAAIRAEILEGAPGAIEIGDRRAAIARAIGMAGAEDIVLIAGKGHEQGQIVGDLVLPFDDVTVAREVA; this comes from the coding sequence AACGGCGAGGACTTCATCCCCGCCGCCGTCGCCGCCGGCGCGATCGCCGTGGTCGCGCGGCCGGAGGCGAAGGTCGAGGGCGCGGCGCATATCGCCAGCGACAATCCGCGCGCCGCCTTCGCTGGCATGGCGGCGAAATTCTTCGCGCCCTTCCCGGAGACGGCGATTGCCGTCACCGGCACCAACGGCAAGACCTCCACGGTCGAGATGACGCGGCAGCTCTGGCGGATGGCGGGGCATCACGCCGCCTCGATCGGCACGCTCGGCGTCGCCACCGCTGAAGAGAGGGTGGTGACGGGGCTCACCACGCCGGACGTGGTGACATTCCTCTCGAATGTCGGGGGGCTGGCGCGCGAGGGCGTGACGCATCTCGCCTTCGAGGCGTCGAGCCACGGCCTGAGCCAATATCGCACCGAGGGCGTGCCGGTGATCGCCGCCGCCTTCACCAACCTCGGCCGCGACCATCTCGACTATCACGGTGACATGGCGGCCTATTTCACCGCCAAGCTGCGCCTGTTCTCCGAGGTGTTGGCCGATGAGGGGACGACGGTGGTGTGGGTCGACGATCCGCAGTCCGAACGGGTGATCGACCTCGCTCGCGCGCGGCGCAACAAGCTGGTCACGGTCGGCGAGCATGGCGACACGCTGCGGCTGGTGGCGCGCGACCCGACGTTGCTCGGGCAGGGGCTGGTGATCGCCGCCGACGGGCGCGAGCATAAGGTGACGCTGCCGTTGATCGGCGCCTATCAGGCGGCCAATGCACTGGTCGCGGCCGGGCTGGTGATCGCGACCGGCGGCGATGTCGCGACGACGATCGCCAACCTCGCGCGGCTCCAGCCGGTGCGCGGGCGGCTGGAGCGGGCCGTGATCGCCCCGTCCGGCGCGCCGGTCTATGTCGATTACGCGCATACCGCCGACGCGCTGGAGGCGGCGATCGCCGCGCTGCGCCCGCATGTCGCGGGGCGGCTGATCCTGGTGTTCGGCGCGGGCGGCGACCGCGACCATGGCAAGCGCGAGCCGATGGGGCAGATCGCCGCCGCGCAGGCCGACGTGGCGATCGTCACCGACGACAATCCGCGCGGCGAGGACCCGGCGGCGATCCGCGCCGAGATACTGGAGGGCGCGCCCGGCGCGATCGAGATCGGCGACAGGCGCGCCGCGATCGCCCGCGCGATCGGCATGGCGGGGGCCGAGGATATCGTGCTGATCGCCGGCAAGGGGCATGAGCAGGGCCAGATCGTCGGCGATCTCGTCCTGCCGTTCGATGACGTCACTGTCGCAAGGGAGGTAGCGTGA